The proteins below come from a single Nostoc sp. KVJ3 genomic window:
- a CDS encoding alpha/beta fold hydrolase: MFPNFLPKAAGQLTESASIALAQSIQTAAIATPLINQAVTTTYVLQGSGGTPILLIHGFDSSVLEFRRLLPLLSQDNETWAADLLGFGFTDRLSGIAYSPDAIKTHLYYFWKSLINQPVILVGASMGGATAIDLTLTYPEVVKKLVLIDSAGLAGGSPLSKVMFPPLDYLATRFLSNLKVRDRVSRIGYKNQSFASADALCCGALHLQMPSWNQALIAFTKSGGYSAFKLNILSKIVQPTLILWGDSDKILGTQDAIKFKSAIPHSTLTWIQDCGHLPHLEQPQITAQHILNFCSEA, translated from the coding sequence ATGTTTCCGAATTTTCTTCCTAAAGCAGCTGGGCAACTGACTGAATCTGCCTCCATCGCACTAGCTCAGAGTATTCAAACTGCTGCGATCGCTACTCCTTTAATTAATCAAGCAGTTACCACAACCTATGTCTTGCAAGGGAGTGGTGGAACTCCTATTTTATTGATTCACGGTTTTGACAGTTCTGTGCTAGAATTCAGGCGGCTTTTGCCACTGCTTTCTCAGGATAATGAAACTTGGGCTGCGGATTTGTTGGGTTTTGGGTTTACAGATAGACTTTCAGGAATTGCTTATAGCCCAGATGCCATTAAAACCCATCTTTATTATTTCTGGAAAAGCTTAATTAACCAACCTGTAATTTTGGTGGGCGCTTCGATGGGGGGTGCAACGGCGATTGATTTGACGCTGACTTACCCGGAAGTAGTAAAAAAGCTGGTATTAATTGACAGTGCAGGGTTGGCGGGTGGTTCACCGTTAAGTAAAGTAATGTTTCCCCCGTTAGATTATTTAGCAACTCGATTTTTGAGTAATCTGAAAGTGCGCGATCGCGTTTCTCGCATAGGATATAAAAATCAAAGTTTCGCGTCTGCGGATGCTCTATGTTGTGGCGCATTACATCTACAAATGCCCAGTTGGAATCAAGCTTTGATTGCTTTTACCAAAAGTGGTGGTTATAGTGCTTTTAAATTAAATATATTATCAAAAATTGTGCAGCCAACACTAATTTTGTGGGGTGATTCTGATAAGATTTTGGGTACTCAGGATGCGATAAAATTTAAAAGCGCAATTCCCCATAGTACTCTCACCTGGATTCAAGATTGTGGTCATCTCCCTCACTTAGAACAACCACAAATCACCGCGCAGCATATTTTAAACTTTTGTAGTGAAGCGTAA
- a CDS encoding BMC domain-containing protein — translation MPMAVGVIETLGFPSVLAAADAMVKAAAVTIVYYGQAESARLLVAVRGHVAEVKKAVEAGIEAGEQVKVGTVITHYIVPNPPENVETILPIHFTEESEPFRIF, via the coding sequence ATGCCAATGGCGGTTGGCGTAATTGAAACTTTAGGTTTTCCTAGTGTCTTAGCAGCAGCAGATGCAATGGTCAAAGCTGCCGCAGTCACAATTGTGTATTATGGTCAAGCCGAAAGCGCTCGTTTGTTGGTCGCCGTCCGGGGACACGTTGCTGAGGTAAAAAAAGCTGTTGAAGCGGGAATCGAAGCTGGAGAGCAAGTCAAAGTTGGTACAGTAATCACCCACTATATTGTTCCTAATCCCCCGGAAAACGTGGAAACCATATTACCAATCCATTTCACTGAAGAATCAGAACCTTTCCGTATCTTCTAA
- a CDS encoding carbon dioxide-concentrating mechanism protein CcmK, translating to MSLQAVGALETKGFPAVLAAADAMVKAGRVTLVGYIRVGSARFTVNIRGDVSEVKAAMAAGVEAAENVYGGTLESWVIIARPHENVEAVLPIAYTEQVQQYRESLENPIVRSSNSR from the coding sequence ATGTCATTACAGGCAGTTGGAGCACTTGAAACGAAAGGTTTCCCTGCGGTGCTAGCAGCAGCAGATGCTATGGTAAAAGCTGGTCGAGTCACCCTCGTTGGATACATCAGAGTGGGTAGCGCCCGTTTTACAGTTAATATTCGTGGTGATGTTTCTGAGGTAAAAGCAGCTATGGCTGCTGGTGTTGAAGCCGCAGAAAATGTATATGGCGGTACCCTAGAATCCTGGGTGATTATTGCTCGTCCCCATGAAAACGTCGAAGCTGTTTTACCAATTGCTTACACAGAACAAGTCCAACAGTATCGAGAATCTCTAGAAAACCCCATTGTCAGATCGTCAAATAGTCGATAG
- a CDS encoding HetZ-related protein 2 gives MGVVMQTSKLSFEERNLAMTKDVEKLALDWQKRLAAECPEQNETARQSIILWLLGSDSKRFDLLNPKELDIAKQAMEYRWRILRQRYLGFGRERAYRNLIMRLGSLVTLRNKIQTWVSLSRDRQRSVMDVLQEVLQELLQTDAYMQQQMADLAKYTTDRRLGDALLFASIEEYCLRPVRNQPLLAYRFVNYLRRTQRGGLTQVPSRDLIRLVSEEVLTDDSDNRVNLVDSQAIAEYQETQQLEEQLALRQSVQKEFENYLQENLGTEAVEWLRLYLQGKSQEDIAQKLNKQTKEVYRLREKISYHAVRVFALKGKPELVDSWLSISLQEHNLGLMQSQWQQLDEKLTPLGRQILDLRKAGNSIEATAQQLKLKTHQVLGEWTKIYLAAQALRTQE, from the coding sequence GTGGGGGTTGTGATGCAAACTTCAAAATTGAGTTTCGAGGAGCGCAATCTCGCTATGACAAAGGATGTAGAAAAACTGGCTCTAGATTGGCAAAAGCGCTTGGCTGCTGAATGTCCAGAGCAAAATGAGACTGCTAGACAAAGTATTATTCTCTGGCTTTTAGGATCTGACTCAAAACGGTTTGATCTGTTGAACCCTAAAGAACTAGATATCGCTAAACAAGCGATGGAATATCGCTGGAGGATTTTACGTCAACGCTACTTAGGATTTGGGCGAGAACGTGCTTATCGCAACTTGATAATGCGACTGGGTAGTTTAGTGACATTACGGAATAAGATTCAGACTTGGGTTTCCCTCAGCCGCGATCGCCAGCGCAGTGTCATGGATGTATTGCAAGAAGTACTCCAAGAATTACTGCAAACTGATGCCTATATGCAGCAACAAATGGCTGACCTTGCCAAATATACAACCGATCGACGATTGGGAGATGCTCTGCTATTTGCCAGCATAGAAGAATATTGTCTGCGACCAGTACGCAATCAACCCCTATTAGCTTATCGGTTTGTAAATTACTTGCGTCGCACTCAGCGCGGTGGCTTAACCCAAGTGCCGAGCCGTGACTTGATTAGACTGGTTTCGGAGGAAGTTCTCACCGACGACAGTGATAATCGAGTTAACTTAGTCGATAGTCAGGCGATCGCAGAATATCAAGAAACACAACAACTAGAAGAACAACTTGCACTGCGTCAGTCAGTCCAAAAAGAATTTGAAAATTATTTACAAGAAAATCTAGGTACAGAAGCAGTCGAGTGGTTACGTCTGTATTTGCAAGGCAAATCCCAGGAAGATATTGCCCAAAAACTGAATAAGCAGACTAAAGAAGTCTACCGTCTACGAGAAAAAATTAGTTATCACGCCGTGCGTGTTTTTGCCCTCAAGGGGAAACCAGAGCTAGTAGACAGTTGGCTCTCGATTTCCTTGCAAGAACATAACTTAGGCTTAATGCAAAGCCAATGGCAACAACTTGATGAAAAATTGACTCCTCTAGGACGGCAGATTCTAGATTTGCGGAAAGCGGGTAACTCAATAGAAGCAACAGCCCAACAGTTAAAACTCAAAACCCATCAAGTATTAGGCGAATGGACAAAAATTTATCTTGCTGCCCAAGCCTTAAGAACCCAAGAGTAG
- a CDS encoding pilus assembly protein PilB encodes MLSSEGELNNTAANGQQMLTAAQDRWEEQEEREQIFQLIDNLLSFEACLYHQILPFGLEDKNLLLGMVHPQDSEALDYVGRILSYINCTMVIEAIAADAHRRILSAYLNHKNTSQLDAKLMHQSTADSPQQNADKPISSLDADSESNQKPILMAFQTQNRQHSGQRVDLTPIPELDQSSQTTRIQEDEISVAAAPNNLPILPTQVPELLSPIELLPTLPPKKLLEELLGRILGGGIGRLYLERQAYEGRILWSDNGILQSVLDKLPLSVFQGVLNELKRFASLPLTTVTEPKQVEQEYIYQKNRLLLRLRIMRGIYGEEATLQVLRGAALKFYQQQQLTRLSRDALGISQQLSFKLHELQERLLLNSSLDSQQSEAIVALNQLVKNLDQQIKILALDSNPPTNSKS; translated from the coding sequence ATGTTGTCTTCAGAGGGCGAACTAAATAATACCGCAGCAAATGGACAGCAAATGCTAACTGCCGCTCAAGATAGGTGGGAAGAACAAGAGGAACGCGAGCAGATATTCCAACTAATTGATAATCTTTTGTCCTTTGAAGCTTGCCTCTACCACCAGATTTTGCCCTTTGGATTAGAAGACAAAAACCTCTTGCTAGGTATGGTTCATCCACAAGATAGTGAAGCACTAGATTATGTTGGTCGCATTTTGTCTTATATCAATTGCACAATGGTGATTGAAGCGATCGCAGCCGACGCTCACCGCAGAATCCTATCAGCCTACCTCAACCATAAAAATACATCCCAGCTTGATGCAAAACTTATGCATCAATCAACAGCAGATTCTCCCCAACAAAATGCTGACAAACCTATTTCCTCCCTAGATGCCGACTCAGAATCAAATCAGAAACCAATATTGATGGCGTTTCAGACACAAAATCGTCAACATTCTGGGCAACGCGTAGACTTGACTCCTATCCCAGAGCTAGATCAATCATCTCAAACTACGAGAATTCAAGAGGACGAGATATCCGTTGCAGCAGCACCAAACAATTTACCTATTTTGCCGACACAAGTTCCCGAACTACTTAGTCCTATTGAGTTACTGCCAACACTACCACCCAAAAAATTACTAGAAGAACTACTAGGGCGAATTTTGGGTGGGGGAATTGGTCGCCTGTATTTAGAAAGACAAGCTTACGAAGGCAGGATACTATGGAGTGACAATGGAATCTTACAGTCTGTATTAGACAAACTGCCACTCTCTGTTTTCCAAGGAGTACTGAATGAATTAAAGCGATTTGCTTCCTTACCTCTGACCACGGTTACAGAACCAAAACAGGTAGAGCAGGAATACATATATCAAAAAAATCGCTTATTATTACGCTTGCGAATCATGCGAGGAATTTATGGCGAAGAGGCAACACTCCAAGTCTTACGGGGAGCAGCATTAAAATTCTATCAACAACAACAATTGACGCGCCTGAGCCGCGATGCTTTAGGAATTTCTCAGCAACTAAGTTTCAAGTTACACGAACTACAAGAACGGCTTTTACTAAATTCCAGCCTTGACTCTCAGCAATCAGAGGCAATAGTAGCCCTGAATCAATTAGTGAAAAATTTAGACCAACAGATCAAAATACTGGCACTAGATAGTAATCCACCAACAAACAGCAAATCATAA
- a CDS encoding Crp/Fnr family transcriptional regulator — protein sequence MLTEVFSELFPLMSTANPQTLEWLLNVAIEHEYPSGRAVVMEDAWGNAVYFVVSGWVKVRRTVGEDSVALAIFGRGDFFGEMAILDESPRSTDVIALSPVKLLSISRERFIQILFKDPQLHHRMLQLMVRRLRQINQRLQMRSSPPAVKLAHTLVTLGESYGQESDLGREIFNVPFKDLAEVTEIGVDETTKIMEKLHEKGWIKIDSANNINYLVNFKQLINLAGKV from the coding sequence ATGCTAACTGAGGTTTTTAGTGAACTTTTCCCCTTAATGAGTACAGCCAACCCACAGACCTTGGAATGGCTGCTCAACGTTGCAATTGAACATGAATATCCATCTGGGCGAGCCGTTGTGATGGAAGATGCCTGGGGTAATGCCGTTTACTTCGTGGTTTCTGGTTGGGTCAAAGTCCGGCGTACCGTCGGGGAAGATTCAGTAGCTTTGGCAATTTTTGGTCGTGGCGATTTTTTTGGAGAAATGGCAATTTTAGATGAATCTCCACGCTCAACCGATGTCATTGCCCTTTCACCCGTAAAGTTGCTTAGTATCTCCAGAGAGCGTTTTATTCAAATATTGTTTAAAGACCCGCAGTTACATCACCGGATGTTGCAACTGATGGTGCGGCGATTGCGGCAAATTAACCAGCGCTTACAAATGCGGTCTTCACCACCAGCAGTCAAACTCGCCCATACTCTAGTGACTTTAGGTGAAAGCTATGGTCAGGAATCAGACTTAGGAAGAGAAATTTTTAACGTTCCCTTTAAAGATTTAGCAGAGGTGACAGAAATTGGTGTTGATGAAACCACCAAAATCATGGAAAAATTGCATGAAAAAGGGTGGATTAAGATTGATAGCGCCAATAACATCAATTATCTTGTGAACTTCAAACAGTTGATTAACTTGGCTGGCAAAGTGTGA
- a CDS encoding lipid-A-disaccharide synthase-related protein, giving the protein MPSKRILFISNGHGEDNHTSHVIQTLRQLCPSVEMAAMPIVGEGKAYRSLDIPIIGPTQIMPSGGFFYMKRLYLLKDFQSGLIGLTWRQLQAVLQYASSCDLIMATGDFVSQTFAYLTNRPFVSFISCLSALYEGRLRLNPLLWHNLNSSRCLAVFTRDSYTTSDLKRQGIAKAQFGGIPALDRLVPVGKNLYLKPDIPTIALLPGSRMPEAARNFCLQLQLVIQIAKVMPESGFQFRAALIPNLMEQLDDIAKSQGWQLTQGILTYSLPGSSAEELPLVEVRCYSDAFSDILSYSNLVIGMAGLAVDLAVAIGKPIIQIPGQGPQFTYQFAEAQTRLLGISAQTIGTGPATPEILKQAAQRVVETLQDVDYLAKCQENGPERFGSVGASERIARFLLTSLGESYGVHTSLETSSETWFRCPNL; this is encoded by the coding sequence ATGCCTTCTAAACGAATCTTGTTCATCAGTAACGGCCACGGAGAGGACAACCACACCTCTCATGTTATTCAGACTCTGCGCCAATTGTGTCCTTCTGTTGAGATGGCGGCAATGCCGATTGTGGGGGAAGGAAAAGCTTACCGCAGCTTAGACATTCCCATTATTGGGCCTACACAAATAATGCCCTCTGGCGGATTCTTTTACATGAAGCGCCTTTATTTGCTCAAAGATTTTCAATCAGGATTGATTGGGTTGACGTGGCGACAGTTACAAGCGGTGTTGCAGTATGCTTCTAGCTGCGATTTGATTATGGCTACTGGAGATTTTGTCTCCCAGACATTTGCTTACTTAACAAATCGCCCTTTTGTCTCGTTTATCTCTTGTCTTTCTGCCCTCTATGAAGGGCGATTGCGTCTCAATCCTCTGCTATGGCACAATCTGAATTCTTCTCGATGTCTGGCAGTTTTCACCAGAGATTCTTATACAACTTCTGACCTCAAACGGCAAGGTATAGCTAAAGCTCAGTTTGGTGGGATTCCAGCTTTAGATCGGCTCGTCCCCGTTGGCAAAAACTTGTACTTGAAACCGGACATTCCGACGATCGCTCTTTTGCCAGGATCGCGGATGCCGGAAGCAGCACGAAATTTCTGTTTGCAGTTGCAACTGGTGATACAAATTGCCAAGGTGATGCCTGAGTCAGGATTCCAGTTTCGCGCCGCCTTGATACCAAATTTGATGGAACAACTAGACGACATTGCTAAAAGTCAAGGTTGGCAGCTGACTCAAGGCATACTCACCTACTCTCTTCCAGGAAGTTCTGCTGAGGAGTTACCACTTGTGGAAGTGAGATGTTACTCAGATGCTTTCAGTGATATCTTATCTTACTCTAACCTTGTCATTGGCATGGCAGGGTTAGCAGTGGATTTAGCAGTGGCGATCGGTAAACCAATCATCCAAATTCCTGGACAAGGGCCTCAATTTACCTATCAATTTGCAGAGGCGCAAACCCGATTATTAGGCATTTCCGCCCAAACCATCGGCACTGGGCCAGCAACCCCTGAGATTCTCAAACAAGCGGCTCAACGAGTAGTCGAGACTTTACAAGATGTAGACTACCTCGCTAAGTGCCAAGAAAATGGCCCTGAGCGATTTGGCTCGGTCGGTGCATCTGAAAGAATAGCCCGCTTTCTGCTGACCTCTCTAGGAGAAAGCTACGGTGTACATACAAGTCTAGAAACTTCATCTGAAACTTGGTTTCGTTGCCCTAACCTTTAA
- a CDS encoding ABC transporter ATP-binding protein: protein MKVRSSYWQLLPYLWPQWPLLVRGFACILGFVLLTLALPYIAGQVAFLVGQGDVNQIAYWLGLATLVFLVRGLCQYGQNVFMIAAALEMVLNLRKRVYAHLHKLGLDYFETTQTGDLTYRLTEDIDRVGEIVDKLSHQFLSNLLQLIAIPIYMLYLNWPLTLAGLILAPLMAWLIGQFGQRLLLLSRQSQNQVSNLSALLTEVFSGIRVVQAFAAQGYEVKRFNQEAERNRQAKYRALQLKSIQFPVVGFLEAVSIMLLFLLGGWQISQNQLTSQGFISFLAAVALLIQPIDLLISNYNEYKQTEASVERIFELMAKQPNLSEKSNARELPRVAGKVEYRHVNFAYNPGQPVLKDLCLHASPGNVIALVGSSGAGKSTLINLLLRFYDPQAGEILIDDIDIRDVTLTSLRRQIGIVPQDVTLFSGTIAANIGYGQEELDLAAIEEAGKIANAHSFITQFSQGYHSWVGERGVNLSGGQRQRLAIARAIVNDPRILILDEATSALDSESEALVQDAIERVMQNRTVFIIAHRLSSVRRADCILVLEQGQLVETGTHTSLLSQEGRYARFYAQQFYSTDEQGNR from the coding sequence ATGAAAGTCCGCTCTAGCTACTGGCAACTGTTACCTTATCTATGGCCCCAATGGCCGCTGTTAGTTCGGGGATTTGCTTGTATCTTAGGATTTGTGTTGCTCACCTTAGCACTGCCCTACATAGCAGGTCAGGTCGCTTTTTTGGTCGGTCAGGGAGATGTTAACCAGATTGCCTATTGGCTCGGACTAGCTACTTTGGTATTTTTGGTTCGAGGGCTTTGTCAATACGGGCAGAATGTCTTTATGATCGCTGCCGCTCTGGAAATGGTTTTAAACTTGCGTAAGCGAGTCTACGCCCACTTGCACAAACTTGGATTGGATTATTTTGAAACCACACAGACGGGCGATCTCACTTATCGGCTGACTGAAGATATCGATCGCGTCGGCGAGATTGTGGATAAGTTATCCCATCAGTTTCTTTCCAATCTCTTGCAGTTAATTGCGATTCCCATTTACATGCTCTACCTGAATTGGCCACTCACCCTTGCTGGCTTGATTTTGGCTCCCTTGATGGCTTGGTTAATCGGGCAATTTGGTCAGCGATTACTTCTGCTATCTCGCCAGAGTCAAAATCAGGTTTCCAATTTGTCGGCGCTACTCACTGAAGTATTTAGTGGGATTCGCGTCGTTCAAGCTTTTGCGGCGCAAGGGTATGAAGTTAAGCGATTTAATCAGGAAGCAGAACGCAATCGCCAAGCTAAGTATCGCGCTTTACAACTCAAATCTATTCAGTTTCCCGTTGTTGGTTTTTTAGAAGCAGTTAGTATTATGCTGCTGTTTTTATTGGGAGGATGGCAGATTTCTCAGAATCAGCTAACATCTCAAGGATTTATCAGTTTCTTAGCTGCTGTGGCTTTACTGATTCAGCCAATCGACCTGTTAATTAGCAATTATAACGAGTACAAACAGACTGAGGCTTCTGTAGAACGCATCTTTGAATTGATGGCGAAGCAGCCTAATTTAAGCGAAAAATCGAATGCGAGAGAACTACCGCGAGTTGCTGGCAAGGTAGAGTATCGTCATGTCAATTTCGCCTACAATCCCGGCCAGCCAGTTCTTAAGGATCTCTGTCTGCACGCTTCTCCTGGCAATGTCATCGCCTTGGTTGGTTCTTCTGGGGCAGGGAAATCGACATTAATTAACCTTTTACTTCGCTTCTATGACCCCCAGGCGGGTGAAATTCTGATTGATGATATTGATATTCGCGATGTCACACTCACTAGCTTGCGCCGTCAAATTGGCATTGTTCCCCAAGACGTTACTCTTTTTTCAGGAACGATCGCTGCAAATATTGGTTATGGTCAGGAAGAATTAGATTTAGCAGCAATTGAAGAAGCGGGAAAGATTGCCAACGCTCACTCCTTTATCACCCAATTTTCCCAAGGTTATCATAGCTGGGTCGGTGAGCGGGGAGTTAACCTATCTGGAGGACAACGCCAAAGATTAGCGATCGCTAGAGCGATTGTCAACGATCCTCGAATTCTCATCTTGGATGAAGCCACTTCTGCCTTAGATTCGGAATCAGAAGCACTCGTTCAAGACGCGATCGAGCGAGTCATGCAAAATCGCACTGTGTTTATTATCGCCCATCGCTTGAGCAGCGTTCGTAGGGCTGACTGTATTCTCGTATTAGAACAAGGACAGTTAGTTGAAACTGGTACTCACACCTCCCTCCTGTCTCAAGAAGGACGCTATGCCCGTTTTTATGCCCAACAGTTTTACTCTACAGATGAGCAAGGGAATAGGTAG
- the pyk gene encoding pyruvate kinase, which yields MQLRDSLRRTKIVATIGPATSSPEMLKAIIEAGATTLRLNFSHGTHADHQRSIRLIRQTAFELNQPVAILQDLQGPKIRLGKFDNGSIVLAKGDRFTLTNRPVVGTQEISCVTYDYLAEEVPVGAKILLDDGRVEMVVEEINRDKGDLHCRITVPGKLSNNKGVNFPGVYLSIKAMTDKDREDLMFGLDQGVDWVALSFVRNPQDMIEIKELISSTGKQVPVIAKIEKHEAIEQMEAVLALCDGVMVARGDLGVELPAEDVPVLQKRLIATANRLGIPIITATQMLDSMVSNPRPTRAEVSDVANAILDGTDAVMLSNETAVGSFPVEAVATMARIAERMEQEEVQHLNLRSVKDARRSIPNAISQAVGQIAEQLGAAAIMTLTQTGATARNVSKFRPQTPILAVTPHVNVARQLQMVWGVKPLLVLGLPSTGQTFQAAINVAQELKLLSEGDLVVMTAGTLQGISGSTDLIKVEVVTAVLGHGIGLGQGLVSGRARVANTGMDVSNFNPGDILVAPRTSADFVEAIRKAAGIITEEESLTSHAAVIGLRLGVPVIVGVKQATQVIRDGAIITLDLQRGLIYSGAVRTP from the coding sequence ATGCAATTAAGAGATTCTCTGCGCCGGACAAAAATTGTCGCTACTATTGGCCCCGCTACTAGTAGTCCTGAAATGCTCAAGGCGATTATTGAAGCGGGAGCCACGACGCTGCGGCTAAACTTCTCCCACGGAACTCATGCCGACCATCAGCGTAGTATTCGCTTAATTCGGCAAACCGCTTTTGAACTGAATCAGCCCGTAGCAATTCTCCAAGACTTGCAGGGCCCAAAAATTCGCTTGGGGAAATTTGACAATGGGTCTATAGTTTTGGCAAAAGGCGATCGCTTTACATTAACAAATCGCCCAGTGGTAGGTACACAGGAAATTAGCTGTGTCACCTACGATTATTTAGCCGAAGAAGTCCCCGTTGGTGCAAAAATTCTCCTCGATGATGGACGAGTAGAAATGGTTGTAGAGGAGATTAACCGGGACAAGGGTGATTTACATTGTCGCATCACCGTACCTGGTAAACTTTCTAACAACAAAGGCGTAAACTTTCCTGGCGTTTACCTGTCAATTAAGGCAATGACCGACAAAGACCGAGAGGATCTGATGTTTGGTCTAGATCAGGGTGTAGATTGGGTAGCACTTTCCTTTGTCCGCAATCCGCAGGACATGATCGAAATCAAAGAACTAATTTCTAGTACAGGCAAGCAAGTGCCAGTGATTGCCAAAATTGAAAAACATGAAGCGATTGAACAAATGGAGGCAGTTCTGGCTTTATGTGATGGCGTGATGGTTGCCAGAGGCGACTTAGGCGTGGAACTGCCAGCGGAAGATGTTCCCGTACTCCAAAAACGGCTGATTGCTACAGCAAATCGCTTGGGGATTCCCATCATCACCGCTACTCAAATGTTAGACAGTATGGTGAGTAATCCCCGTCCCACTCGTGCCGAAGTGTCGGATGTAGCAAATGCGATTTTAGATGGCACAGATGCGGTGATGCTCTCCAATGAAACTGCTGTGGGTAGTTTCCCTGTAGAAGCAGTAGCAACGATGGCGCGGATTGCCGAGCGGATGGAGCAAGAAGAAGTCCAACACTTAAACTTGCGTTCTGTAAAAGATGCCCGGCGCTCCATTCCCAATGCTATTAGTCAAGCTGTAGGTCAAATTGCCGAACAACTAGGTGCAGCAGCAATCATGACTCTAACCCAAACAGGGGCAACAGCTCGCAATGTCTCTAAATTCCGTCCCCAGACACCGATTTTGGCCGTGACTCCCCATGTGAATGTAGCGCGGCAGCTACAAATGGTGTGGGGAGTAAAACCGCTATTGGTACTAGGATTACCTTCCACTGGTCAGACATTTCAAGCTGCGATTAATGTGGCTCAGGAGCTTAAGTTACTGTCTGAGGGAGATTTAGTAGTGATGACTGCTGGCACACTCCAGGGAATTTCCGGCTCTACAGATTTGATTAAGGTAGAAGTGGTGACGGCAGTACTAGGTCACGGTATTGGACTAGGACAAGGTTTAGTGAGTGGTCGCGCACGGGTGGCTAATACTGGGATGGATGTTAGTAACTTTAATCCGGGAGATATATTAGTTGCACCGCGCACGAGTGCTGATTTTGTTGAGGCTATTCGGAAAGCTGCCGGGATTATTACGGAAGAGGAAAGTCTCACAAGTCACGCGGCAGTGATTGGCTTACGTCTCGGTGTGCCAGTTATTGTTGGTGTGAAGCAAGCAACGCAGGTGATTAGAGATGGGGCAATTATAACGCTGGATCTGCAACGAGGTTTGATTTACTCTGGGGCAGTGAGAACTCCTTAG
- the crtR gene encoding beta-carotene hydroxylase produces the protein MLETIASEAQKPLTIPPKEFLAPPGDFNPTLLLFLVAVAMLVLSNFGYWLWEWPHWLCFSVNTIALHCAGTVIHDACHQSAHRNRVMNAMLGHGSALMLAFAFPVFTRVHLQHHGHVNHPKDDPDHYVSTGGPLWLIAVRFLYHEVFFFQRQLWRKYELLEWFISRLIVGVIVYISVQYNFLGYILNFWFIPAFVVGIALGLFFDYLPHRPFAERDRWKNARVYPNPILNILIMGQNYHLIHHLWPSIPWYNYQPAYYVMKPLLDEKGCYQTSGLLQKKDFFEFVYDIFLGIRFHHHKE, from the coding sequence ATGTTAGAAACGATCGCATCGGAGGCACAAAAGCCACTGACAATCCCGCCAAAGGAATTTTTAGCGCCTCCTGGTGATTTTAATCCCACGCTACTGCTGTTTTTGGTTGCTGTAGCAATGCTGGTGTTATCTAACTTTGGTTACTGGCTTTGGGAATGGCCACACTGGCTCTGCTTTAGCGTTAACACTATTGCTTTGCATTGTGCTGGGACAGTTATTCATGACGCTTGTCACCAATCAGCCCATCGCAACCGGGTAATGAATGCGATGTTAGGGCATGGCAGTGCATTGATGCTAGCTTTTGCTTTTCCAGTATTTACGCGAGTACATTTACAGCATCATGGTCATGTCAACCATCCCAAGGACGATCCAGATCATTATGTCTCTACAGGTGGCCCCTTGTGGCTGATTGCAGTCCGGTTTTTATACCACGAGGTGTTTTTCTTTCAACGGCAACTGTGGCGCAAATATGAGCTATTAGAATGGTTCATCAGCCGCTTGATTGTCGGTGTAATTGTTTATATATCAGTGCAATACAACTTTTTGGGTTACATTCTCAATTTTTGGTTTATACCCGCTTTTGTAGTGGGGATCGCACTGGGATTATTTTTTGACTATTTGCCCCATCGTCCTTTTGCAGAGCGCGATCGCTGGAAAAATGCTCGTGTCTATCCAAACCCGATTCTCAATATTCTGATTATGGGACAGAATTACCACTTAATTCATCATTTGTGGCCTTCTATTCCTTGGTATAATTATCAACCTGCGTACTATGTGATGAAGCCCCTCTTAGATGAAAAAGGATGTTATCAAACTTCAGGATTGTTGCAGAAAAAGGACTTTTTTGAGTTTGTTTATGACATCTTTTTAGGAATTCGGTTTCATCATCACAAAGAATAG
- a CDS encoding DUF433 domain-containing protein, whose translation MTSTSRVVHSDPDILGGTPVFAGTRVPIKTLLDYLEAGDSLDEFLDRFPSVSREQAIALSTLFFVMMKPNS comes from the coding sequence ATGACATCCACATCGCGTGTTGTTCATAGCGACCCCGATATATTGGGGGGAACGCCCGTTTTTGCTGGTACTCGTGTGCCGATAAAAACCTTGCTTGATTATCTAGAAGCGGGTGACTCACTGGATGAGTTTTTAGATCGCTTTCCCAGTGTCAGCCGTGAGCAAGCGATCGCTTTATCAACTCTATTCTTTGTGATGATGAAACCGAATTCCTAA